A single genomic interval of Thermodesulfobacteriota bacterium harbors:
- the ispH gene encoding 4-hydroxy-3-methylbut-2-enyl diphosphate reductase, whose amino-acid sequence MKVILAKKAGFCMGVRRAMDTLLAAVKEKSTAGGPISTFGPLIHNRQVLDLLADKGVSVVRSVGEVKGGTVVIRAHGIPPQQKEAILQTGAQVIDGTCLRVIKVQTIIRRFARRGYQVILVGDKGHPEVLGLLGFAEGRGLLISSKTDIAGLPRPDKYIVVAQTTQDENLFNQIASEITSKYPGGQVFNTICHSTHERQAEVLELCKEVEAVVVVGGKESANTTRLAQIAEEAGVKAYHIETENDLDLKEMSGFSRVAVTAGASTPNWIINRVVSKLEGVRGKQESALKAAAYTFFRFLLESNLYISLGAGFLAYASLKLQGIKGALPYFFIAAAYIYAVHNLNHFTDKEADAFSEPGRAIFFAKHERLILLLSLLAAAFALSLSYSLGLFPFLFLFFICILGTLYGVKIIPDFLGLIIPLRRLKDIPGSRTLFIALAWAAVAAFLPAWNSGQGFTPGLIAAFLFVLAFVFVRSALLEVFDVQADRMFGRETLPILIGERATLTLLKGLIAFMVILLAASSFLGYVATVGLWLTLPVLSMAGCIILFEKNYLRRGIKLEFLIENNFVMAGMVSYLWAQF is encoded by the coding sequence ATGAAGGTTATTCTGGCCAAAAAGGCGGGCTTTTGCATGGGCGTAAGAAGGGCCATGGATACCTTGCTGGCTGCGGTCAAGGAAAAATCTACCGCAGGCGGACCAATATCCACTTTTGGCCCTCTTATTCACAACCGGCAGGTACTGGATTTGCTGGCTGATAAAGGCGTCTCAGTGGTAAGAAGCGTCGGCGAAGTCAAAGGCGGCACGGTAGTCATCCGGGCCCATGGCATCCCTCCTCAGCAAAAAGAAGCTATTCTGCAGACCGGCGCACAGGTAATAGACGGCACCTGCCTGCGGGTTATAAAGGTTCAAACTATTATCCGCCGCTTTGCCCGCAGGGGCTATCAGGTAATCCTCGTCGGCGACAAGGGGCATCCGGAGGTACTGGGACTCCTTGGTTTCGCCGAAGGCCGGGGCCTCTTGATAAGCAGCAAGACCGATATTGCCGGACTTCCCAGGCCGGACAAATACATCGTTGTGGCCCAGACTACGCAGGATGAAAACCTTTTTAATCAGATCGCCTCGGAGATCACCTCAAAATATCCGGGAGGCCAGGTCTTTAATACTATCTGTCATTCAACCCACGAACGGCAGGCCGAGGTCCTTGAACTCTGTAAGGAAGTTGAGGCCGTTGTTGTAGTGGGCGGCAAAGAAAGCGCAAATACAACAAGACTGGCTCAAATTGCAGAAGAGGCCGGGGTAAAGGCCTACCATATTGAGACGGAAAACGATCTGGATTTAAAAGAGATGTCCGGTTTCAGCAGGGTGGCCGTTACGGCCGGGGCATCGACCCCCAACTGGATAATCAACCGGGTTGTAAGCAAACTGGAAGGCGTAAGGGGTAAACAGGAAAGCGCCCTTAAGGCTGCGGCATATACATTTTTTCGCTTTCTTCTGGAAAGCAACCTCTATATCAGCCTCGGGGCAGGATTCCTCGCCTATGCCTCTCTCAAACTACAGGGGATAAAAGGGGCCTTGCCATATTTCTTCATTGCGGCCGCCTATATCTATGCCGTCCATAATCTGAATCATTTTACAGACAAAGAAGCAGACGCCTTTTCCGAACCCGGACGGGCTATATTCTTCGCTAAACATGAAAGACTTATCCTTTTATTATCTCTCCTGGCCGCCGCCTTTGCCCTTTCCCTGTCTTACTCCCTGGGCTTGTTTCCGTTTCTCTTCCTGTTTTTTATTTGCATCCTGGGGACGTTGTACGGAGTTAAAATTATCCCTGATTTTTTAGGCCTTATTATTCCCCTCCGTCGATTAAAAGACATACCGGGATCCAGGACATTATTTATAGCCCTGGCCTGGGCGGCAGTCGCGGCTTTTTTGCCTGCCTGGAACTCAGGCCAGGGGTTCACGCCGGGCCTTATCGCGGCCTTCCTCTTTGTCCTGGCCTTTGTCTTCGTGCGTTCGGCGCTCCTGGAAGTATTTGATGTCCAGGCTGACCGTATGTTCGGACGTGAGACACTGCCTATTTTAATAGGAGAGAGAGCAACACTTACCCTGCTGAAGGGGCTTATAGCCTTTATGGTTATTCTCCTCGCGGCTTCTTCCTTCCTCGGATATGTCGCCACGGTCGGCCTCTGGCTGACCTTACCGGTATTATCCATGGCCGGATGCATTATCCTTTTCGAAAAGAACTACCTGCGACGGGGGATAAAACTGGAATTCCTGATTGAAAATAACTTTGTTATGGCCGGCATGGTAAGCTATCTATGGGCGCAATTCTGA
- the rimO gene encoding 30S ribosomal protein S12 methylthiotransferase RimO translates to MPESVFITSLGCPKNLVDSEVMLGVLIAAGYEITSREEEAGVIIVNTCAFIRPAVEESIETILALAENKKRGNLTYLIVTGCFPQRYGKELIKLLPEVDAFIGTDGFQNIGEALRSLKDGQAQPLSSPLSPRFIMDEYTPRRRTTPFYTAYLKIAEGCGHHCSFCLIPRLRGKLRSRPVDSIFAEAARLAGEGVRELILVAQDTSAYGSDLGDGTGLPDLLKKLLTIPGLDWIRLLYLYPTAIDDELLELMALEPRICPYLDIPIQHISPRILRLMRRPYDQDYIYGLIEKIRRKLPGAALRTSLIAGFPGETGEEFQELLRFVKEARFEHVGVFSYAAEDGTAAGRLPGQLPEKVKRERQKKILKAQQAVSLAINRSRVGEIIPVLVEGLSDETELLLKGRAVFQAPDIDGQVYIASGQTEIGRIAPVRIAEAHPYDLVGEIVSI, encoded by the coding sequence ATGCCTGAGTCAGTTTTCATAACCAGTCTCGGCTGTCCCAAAAACCTGGTGGACAGCGAGGTCATGCTGGGCGTGTTGATAGCCGCCGGCTATGAGATTACCTCCAGGGAGGAAGAGGCCGGGGTCATAATTGTAAATACGTGCGCCTTCATCCGGCCGGCCGTGGAAGAATCCATCGAAACTATTCTGGCCCTTGCTGAGAACAAGAAGAGGGGCAACTTAACGTACCTGATCGTAACCGGCTGCTTCCCTCAGCGCTATGGCAAGGAACTGATAAAACTCCTTCCCGAAGTTGACGCCTTTATCGGTACGGATGGTTTTCAGAATATAGGAGAGGCGCTGCGCAGTCTCAAAGATGGCCAGGCTCAGCCGCTCTCCTCACCACTCAGCCCCCGGTTCATTATGGATGAATATACCCCGCGGAGACGCACCACACCTTTTTATACTGCTTATCTGAAGATTGCCGAAGGATGTGGCCATCACTGCAGCTTCTGCCTGATCCCGCGTCTCAGAGGAAAATTAAGGAGCCGCCCGGTTGATTCGATTTTTGCTGAGGCCGCGCGGCTGGCCGGAGAAGGGGTGCGCGAGCTTATCCTGGTTGCCCAGGACACAAGCGCCTATGGCAGTGACCTTGGGGACGGCACAGGCCTGCCCGATCTGCTGAAGAAGCTGCTTACTATTCCGGGCTTGGACTGGATTCGGTTGCTTTACCTCTATCCTACTGCGATTGATGATGAACTCCTGGAATTAATGGCCTTGGAGCCGCGGATATGCCCATACCTCGATATTCCCATCCAGCATATAAGCCCGCGCATCCTCAGACTTATGCGCCGGCCTTACGATCAGGATTATATCTATGGCTTGATAGAAAAAATCCGCCGCAAATTACCCGGGGCTGCGCTCCGCACATCACTTATAGCGGGATTTCCCGGTGAGACCGGGGAAGAATTCCAGGAATTGCTGCGATTTGTGAAAGAGGCGCGATTTGAGCACGTAGGGGTTTTCTCCTATGCAGCGGAAGATGGCACGGCAGCCGGCCGGCTGCCCGGGCAATTGCCGGAAAAGGTAAAAAGGGAGCGGCAGAAAAAAATACTCAAGGCGCAACAGGCCGTATCTCTGGCCATAAACCGCTCCCGGGTCGGGGAGATAATCCCGGTGTTGGTCGAAGGTCTGAGCGATGAAACGGAACTTCTCTTAAAGGGCCGGGCTGTTTTTCAGGCCCCGGATATAGACGGGCAGGTTTATATCGCCAGCGGTCAGACGGAGATCGGCCGGATCGCTCCAGTCCGGATCGCCGAGGCCCATCCTTATGATCTGGTCGGAGAGATCGTGTCGATCTGA
- a CDS encoding DUF4911 domain-containing protein — MNSVLKERLGTHKMHMTNCKIQIDPRQVHYLKFILEGYDNLATMSTVDRQQGIVELYIPSGNEDQVRELLVSIKTEIGLKTEPLAKVL, encoded by the coding sequence TTGAACAGTGTTTTGAAAGAGCGCCTGGGTACCCACAAGATGCACATGACAAACTGTAAAATACAGATTGACCCCCGGCAGGTTCACTACTTGAAATTTATCCTGGAGGGCTACGATAATCTGGCGACTATGAGCACCGTTGACCGTCAGCAAGGGATAGTCGAACTCTACATCCCTTCCGGCAATGAGGACCAGGTGCGGGAACTCCTGGTATCCATAAAGACAGAAATAGGCCTTAAAACAGAGCCTCTTGCAAAAGTCTTGTAA
- a CDS encoding FmdE family protein has product MEYDDDLKRIIAFHGHICPGVVYGYRVAREAIKHLGGKAKDEELVAIVENDSCAVDAIQVLTGCTFGKGNLIFHDYGKQVYTFYSRATGEGMRFSVEFDYPETPEEKAAWERFQVGDRTEEVSAQIRSRKAKKVQAILSVASEEIMKIKRVTITPPPEAKLYPGVRCAVCGEKVMEPRARVKGGKIVCIPCSEG; this is encoded by the coding sequence ATGGAATATGACGATGATTTAAAAAGGATCATTGCCTTCCACGGTCACATCTGTCCCGGGGTGGTCTATGGTTACAGGGTGGCCAGGGAGGCTATTAAACATCTTGGCGGGAAGGCAAAAGATGAAGAACTCGTGGCTATTGTGGAAAATGATTCCTGTGCTGTAGATGCCATTCAGGTGTTGACCGGCTGCACTTTCGGCAAGGGAAATCTAATCTTTCATGACTACGGGAAACAGGTTTATACGTTTTACAGCCGGGCTACCGGTGAAGGGATGCGTTTTTCTGTAGAATTCGATTACCCGGAGACACCGGAAGAGAAAGCCGCCTGGGAAAGATTCCAGGTCGGCGATAGGACAGAGGAGGTCAGTGCGCAAATTCGAAGCCGCAAAGCCAAAAAAGTTCAAGCGATCCTGAGCGTGGCCTCCGAAGAGATAATGAAGATAAAACGTGTGACTATCACTCCTCCGCCTGAGGCCAAGTTATATCCAGGCGTGCGCTGCGCCGTCTGTGGCGAAAAGGTCATGGAGCCTCGCGCCCGGGTAAAAGGCGGGAAGATCGTCTGTATCCCTTGCAGTGAGGGTTGA